The DNA sequence GGTTCTATCTATTTATCTTTTAGagttaattttacttttaatcctttttttatcttttactatttatttttattttatttgttttatacatCTTTACTTTTTtagtgtttatttttattatcttcatattttataatttttttttaatcacaaCTAAACCATTTTTTTCCTAATCTTGCAAGAATAGTCaaaagccttttttttttttttataaaagtatagctaactttttcttatttgatatttagacttaaaaatttgttgttatttagtTGTAAACTAGCAAACACTCATTAACCAGTTAAGCTACCTTCTGTCTTTTCcacaaaaagattttatcacaataatctataaatattttgtaagaagTATCCTCAAGAAGCCGAAACCACTAATGAGTgaatataaactaaataaaattcgaggagagaaaaaaaaatactacatagcgaatttttatattgatttaacCACACAAATCTATCAAATCCTTCAATTATATAAGTTAGTTATTCGATTGATTAACattaaattgagataaaaaccaatttattatttagtttgatttagttaaaattttacatatgGATATACAGCTAGCTTGAGTACacaatcttaatattttatctGTAATTAAAAATTCTCTCGCTGTAAACATTAACTGTTAAAATATTCCTCATAGTTTTATCTTATTCGTATTTTTATTCCTTTGTCATTTactgtttttcattttcctaattttatctttatttccttattttttactattttatttatttatattccgggtatcatttattttattttattttttctcttttaatgtttattttatttgtttatctttttctatttattttattttaatctcacTATATTTTCCGTATATTTTCTCAAGTCCCACGAGATTTCCAACAATGACAccttaattatgttaaatttgatGGATCATGGAATCACATGGAAATGTTTAAATTGGTCACTTTTGAATGCTTTGACCTAAATGcacaactctttttttttcctgattTCCTTTACTATCAGAAGAATGACAAAAGTGAGGAAACAACTTTCCCACAATTTTTCTTGAGAAGCTTAAACAAATATCAGTGTTTTTTAAATCTGGTTGTCAAAAAGATGGCTTTACAATTGATCAAATGTTActaatctaatatattttttttgtaaagttACTTCTGAAGAATAATTACTCCATTTTGcaatagtaattttaaaataattttcttcaatgctaaaatattaatttagccGAAAAAagattgtgtttttatttaggaccaaatataatcatttaagGAGAAAGGACACTGTGAAAATATTCTTGTGCATTCACAAATCAATATGGAATTACATTCGCCAAAGATAATTTTTTCACAATAATCTCAGCATATTACAAATGATATTTTTTCTAACAACCCATAGCCAAAATAAGctcataaataaaactagtgaaataataacataaattaaaaaggGAATGTGAGAAAGAATTATTGCACAAAAGGACtccaaattgatatttaaaattatacatagaTAAGAAAATCTTCTATCATATCACAcatgtaaattatatatttaaaaatattatttgagacTGAACTGCTGCTTTAATGCATAACTTCttcacatatattaaaaaaaaaaaaccttatattttaattttcttgtaaatttagattttaaagCATCACATGCTCATTTAGGTAcctttttaaaacaatttatctaataaaattctaaaagaaCGCACCAATTTGATGATTAAACCATCGTATTGTCGTTTTCATCCTCTGAAGCTGTgtgtacaaaattttattttttgaatacaaaaaatgaatttttgaattattaaccTATTTAAAGGTACGTTATAATTAGAAAGATTTGATTTTGAGAAACAtggaaataattataataatcatgataagatttccttaaaaaaatagtCATGATAAGATGCTTACTATTTCAAATTCGTTTATTGAAAATTTGTGTCTAAAATAACAGGCTCTCTTCAACTTTATTAgaacatgtataaaaaaaataattaaattgaaaatttaatcaTTCTTAAATGCACGAAGACTTGCATAATCTTCATCGATGCTCCTttacaaacacaaaaaaaaaaaaacactatttatttacaatttactttgatttaaaattgaattccaaacaataaaattaatgtttaaatttcaAGCTAcgaataattgatatttaaaattcaattaaaatacagTAACAACCTATCAATCTATTGAAATCATATTATTGAAAtaacattttatcttttactaaAAGGAgcattttatcttatttgattcaaattataaacaaagTGGATCCATCTCACACGAACCAAATTGCATTCTATCTATTTCACTCAAAatgattaaaatgtaaaattgttaactaacaaaaaaaaaaagataatgttCGTGATGGTATATTAATCCTCATCCTTTCAAATCCTTGACCACCAAGAACCCAAAATCAATGGTCCGGTTGACCTAGCACCACACggaaatcaaattttaatccaaaatacagaaacaaaaatgaacGGCCTCGATCGAATCACCCCTTTTCGAAATCACGAAAATGAACGGCGCAGGGGCAGTTAAAATAAACGAGGTATTTAACCcgggaaaaaaggaaaaaaaagaaagaaaaaaaagaggagGTAAGTATAAGCAGGCAACCCCTCGAGGCGCAGGTTAGCGTTGAGCCTAGAAGGCGAACCCGAACGTTAAAACCGCCTCGCTTcgttctttctttctttctgagTTATAAATAAAGAGTTTGCGTTTCCCGGCGAGTATGCAACGAAGCGAAAGTCGCAAAAGTGCGAAACCCAAGCCAAAAGCTTGCGTCTTTCTCGTGGGTTAAATTTCTCAGCTTCAGAAGTTCTCGCTTGGGCTCtgctgaagaagaagaagaagaaaagcaatACACTTGTcgctgtttttttcttttcttttggggCTGTGTTTGGATTAAATGGTGTTTACGTGTTCTGGGGAAGAAGAGAGCATGGCCATGGGACCCGAGAGATCGAAGCCTCTTCACAATTTCATGTTGCCCTGTTTGAAGTGGGGGAGTCAGCGCCACCTCCGCTGCACCAAACTCGCCTCCGACTCCTCCACTGACGCCGGAGATCGCCGATCTCCGGCGCCGCGGGAATTCGACCCCCCACCGCCGGTAAATGCCGACTCGCGACTGCGTCTCAAGCGGCCGCGATTCCTCGGCGACGAGGGGATCGACGCCGTCAGGGAGAAGCTCATGCTCGATCTCAAAACCGAGGCCGATAGGATGAAGGACGCGATTCTCGGCAAGGAGGTCGCCGAGGACAATGATGTTATCATCGAGGACGCGCCGCCCGTGACGGTGGCGGTTGAAGAGGAGGCACAGCCGTCGGCCACCGGAGTGAGGACGTGGAATCTGCGGACGCGGCGGGCCCCCGTGGCGGTCAGGATTGACGAGAGGAAGGCCGGGGTCGGGACGTCGTTTTCGCCGTTGAGGAGTCTCTCCGGCGCCGGAAAGTTGCCGAAATTAAGAGGGTCGCCGGAGAAAGAGGAGCGACCAGTGAAGTTTTCTCTGACGCTGACGAAGAAGGAGATTGAGGAGGATTTCATGAATTTGGTGGGCCACCGGCCTCCCCGCCGGCCCAAGAAGCGACCCAGAAACGCTCAGAAACAATTGGATGTAAGCTGATCAATTCGTTATGTGTTATTTCATATCATTCCTTATGTTTTGAGTGtcttaaataaaagaaaaaacagctCTTGAGTTTGGTTTTCTTGTGCAGACCCTTTTCCCTGGTCAGTGGTTGTCGGAGGTTAGTGCTGATTGCTACAAGGTTCCTGATGAAGCTGAAACTGGCAAGGTATGCATAATTTCTTTACaaagtttttctattttctgtttGCTTTAAAAACTTGGCTCGTTCGATTGATTGGATTGTGATTTGTATTTTGTGTGTGGGGTTTGATTTGGCAGAGGTAGCATTGAGGTTGGCGAAAGGCATTTTGTTGCTGGCTGCGGAGGATGCATATGAGGCTGATGGGGGATTTCATGGAGGGATGGAGTTGGTGGTGTTTCCCAG is a window from the Vigna unguiculata cultivar IT97K-499-35 chromosome 7, ASM411807v1, whole genome shotgun sequence genome containing:
- the LOC114189834 gene encoding uncharacterized protein LOC114189834; translated protein: MVFTCSGEEESMAMGPERSKPLHNFMLPCLKWGSQRHLRCTKLASDSSTDAGDRRSPAPREFDPPPPVNADSRLRLKRPRFLGDEGIDAVREKLMLDLKTEADRMKDAILGKEVAEDNDVIIEDAPPVTVAVEEEAQPSATGVRTWNLRTRRAPVAVRIDERKAGVGTSFSPLRSLSGAGKLPKLRGSPEKEERPVKFSLTLTKKEIEEDFMNLVGHRPPRRPKKRPRNAQKQLDTLFPGQWLSEVSADCYKVPDEAETGKR